In Nitrospirota bacterium, a genomic segment contains:
- a CDS encoding ABC transporter ATP-binding protein: MHTIKKIIDITKPYWPRIFAGIILSILVSAITGAIAWAVKPALDEILVAKKYQYLIFMPVGIFLLFTIRGILSFGQNYLMRSAGMKLVRETRNKLYNHVLYLPIGYFNRESSGVIISRIINDVDALSRLIADVIKTFIVEVPTVIFLVGVALYRRWDLALLSLMLLPFIAYSTRKLGKGVKRKRKEAQKKLSVLTHRIGESIFGNRIIKIFNREKFTDEKFRNENQKYYREHLRVIRLKEFTKLIIDVMTGLAVAIVLWYGGSLVMKDIISAGSFASILVAIYMMFPPVKRIGEAYGILQETRASIERIDTLMNVKQEETGHIKIEAFQKSITFEHVSFTFPGNTIPVLQDVNLKIKSGEVIAIVGRSGVGKTTLVDLIPKFYLPSHGKLTIDDIDVCDIETHSLRELIGIVSQDVILFNDTVRENIAFGKKDVSDKDIFEAARMAYADEFIQELPEKYNTFIGDRGVRLSGGQRQRIAIARAILKNPPILILDEATSSLDSVSEALVQKALDQLMKGRTTIVVAHRLSTIKNADRILIIENGEITDTGKHEELIIKNQAYRELYNAFL, from the coding sequence ATGCATACCATAAAAAAGATAATTGATATTACGAAACCCTACTGGCCAAGAATATTTGCAGGAATTATTCTGAGCATCCTGGTATCTGCTATAACAGGTGCAATAGCATGGGCTGTAAAACCTGCTCTTGATGAAATACTGGTTGCAAAAAAATATCAGTATTTAATATTCATGCCTGTTGGAATTTTTCTGCTATTTACAATAAGGGGCATTTTAAGTTTTGGACAGAATTATCTGATGAGGTCAGCAGGGATGAAACTTGTTAGAGAAACAAGGAATAAACTCTACAATCATGTTCTTTATCTGCCAATTGGTTATTTTAATAGAGAATCTTCTGGGGTTATTATCTCAAGAATTATTAATGATGTAGATGCATTGAGCCGATTGATTGCAGATGTTATAAAAACCTTTATTGTCGAGGTGCCAACAGTTATTTTTCTTGTTGGTGTCGCACTCTATCGAAGATGGGATCTTGCTTTGTTGAGTCTGATGCTTTTACCTTTTATAGCATACAGCACAAGAAAATTAGGGAAAGGAGTTAAGAGAAAAAGAAAAGAGGCACAGAAAAAGCTTTCTGTTTTAACTCATCGAATAGGCGAGAGTATCTTTGGAAACAGGATAATTAAAATTTTCAATCGTGAAAAGTTTACAGATGAAAAATTCAGGAACGAAAATCAGAAATATTACAGAGAGCACCTCAGAGTAATACGGCTGAAGGAGTTTACCAAACTCATTATTGATGTCATGACAGGACTCGCAGTTGCAATTGTTTTATGGTATGGCGGGTCTCTTGTGATGAAAGATATTATATCTGCGGGGAGTTTTGCATCAATCCTCGTTGCTATATATATGATGTTTCCACCTGTAAAAAGGATAGGCGAAGCATATGGTATTTTGCAGGAGACAAGGGCATCGATAGAAAGAATAGATACCCTTATGAATGTAAAACAGGAAGAGACAGGTCATATAAAAATAGAAGCGTTTCAGAAATCGATCACATTTGAACATGTTTCCTTTACATTTCCAGGCAATACTATTCCGGTTTTGCAGGACGTAAACCTAAAGATTAAATCAGGGGAAGTCATCGCTATTGTTGGACGCAGTGGGGTTGGTAAAACAACACTCGTTGACCTGATTCCTAAATTTTATCTTCCTTCACATGGCAAACTGACAATAGATGACATAGATGTATGCGATATAGAAACACATTCTCTCCGAGAACTAATAGGAATAGTCAGTCAGGATGTCATTCTCTTCAATGATACTGTTAGAGAAAATATTGCATTCGGGAAAAAAGATGTCTCGGATAAAGATATCTTTGAAGCAGCCAGAATGGCATATGCAGATGAATTCATACAGGAATTGCCAGAAAAATATAATACTTTTATCGGAGATAGAGGTGTAAGACTTTCAGGTGGGCAGAGGCAGCGAATAGCAATAGCAAGAGCAATACTTAAAAATCCTCCGATACTCATACTTGATGAAGCAACTTCTTCTCTGGATTCAGTATCAGAGGCATTAGTCCAGAAGGCACTCGATCAACTGATGAAAGGAAGAACAACAATCGTTGTAGCGCATAGATTGTCAACCATTAAGAATGCAGACCGGATTCTTATTATAGAAAACGGAGAGATAACCGATACCGGAAAACATGAAGAACTCATTATAAAAAACCAGGCATACCGTGAACTCTATAATGCTTTTTTATAA
- a CDS encoding DUF3108 domain-containing protein encodes MKLKKYKIFLYTCILILFCGFAIISTLFILLESTTHGASFRVPERFVYDLTWAGIKAGTATLEIVPYENRLKIISTAQSANWVSVFYTVDDRIESILTGHASSATITHPEKYRVKLREGRHRRDKEVIFDHSNSKALYIDYLKNEKKEFTLPSSVFDPISSFFYLRTRQLVVGESTFISMFDSKKVWNVEVQALRKEKVSIPLGTFNTIVIKPLMKSEGIFYSKGEIFIWLTDDEKHIPVKLQSKVAVGHITATLVSGYY; translated from the coding sequence ATGAAACTAAAAAAATATAAAATATTTTTATATACTTGCATTCTTATTCTTTTCTGTGGATTCGCTATAATTTCAACGCTATTTATTTTACTTGAATCTACTACTCACGGAGCTTCTTTCAGAGTCCCTGAAAGGTTTGTCTATGATTTAACATGGGCAGGGATAAAAGCAGGCACTGCAACACTTGAAATTGTACCTTACGAAAACAGGTTGAAAATTATATCTACTGCACAATCTGCCAATTGGGTATCCGTATTTTATACTGTAGATGACAGGATAGAAAGCATTCTTACGGGACATGCCTCTTCTGCCACAATAACACACCCTGAAAAATATAGAGTCAAACTACGTGAAGGAAGGCACAGGAGAGACAAAGAGGTTATTTTTGACCACTCAAACAGCAAAGCACTATATATAGATTATCTTAAGAATGAAAAGAAGGAGTTCACTCTACCTTCGTCTGTTTTTGACCCTATATCAAGTTTTTTTTATCTAAGAACACGCCAACTTGTTGTTGGTGAATCCACTTTTATCTCGATGTTCGACAGTAAGAAGGTATGGAATGTAGAGGTTCAGGCTTTACGTAAAGAAAAGGTCTCTATCCCTCTGGGAACCTTTAATACAATTGTGATTAAACCATTAATGAAATCGGAAGGAATATTTTATAGTAAAGGTGAAATATTCATCTGGCTTACTGATGATGAGAAACATATTCCTGTTAAGTTGCAATCAAAAGTAGCAGTAGGACATATTACAGCTACCCTCGTTTCAGGTTATTATTGA
- the hisA gene encoding 1-(5-phosphoribosyl)-5-[(5-phosphoribosylamino)methylideneamino]imidazole-4-carboxamide isomerase, with product MIVIPAIDLKNGKCVRLLQGKKDKVTIYSDNPSKTALKWESYGAKLLHIVDLDGAFTGSQKNLDAIIAIRRSVRIPIQVGGGIRRIGDVINLFSVGIERIILGTAAIEDTEFLTECCRKYPGRILVGIDAKDGMVAIKGWEEVTSIRAKDLARRLELLGVTGIIYTDINRDGMLTGPNIEATREMVKSIAIPVIASGGVASIEDIKKLLEIKNLWGVITGKALYSNTLSLKEAIQLTERYDVS from the coding sequence ATGATAGTAATTCCAGCCATTGATTTAAAAAACGGAAAATGTGTAAGACTTTTACAGGGCAAAAAAGACAAAGTTACAATATATTCTGATAATCCTTCAAAGACAGCATTGAAATGGGAATCTTATGGAGCGAAACTCCTCCATATTGTAGACCTTGATGGAGCATTTACAGGAAGCCAGAAAAACTTAGATGCTATTATAGCAATAAGACGTTCAGTTAGAATCCCGATACAGGTTGGTGGTGGTATCAGGAGAATTGGGGACGTCATTAATCTATTCTCAGTAGGGATTGAAAGGATAATTCTTGGTACTGCAGCAATAGAAGATACAGAGTTTCTTACAGAATGCTGCCGCAAATATCCGGGAAGAATACTTGTCGGAATTGATGCAAAAGATGGAATGGTCGCTATCAAAGGATGGGAAGAAGTTACATCAATTCGTGCAAAAGATTTAGCAAGAAGGCTTGAGCTTCTTGGAGTAACTGGTATTATATATACAGATATTAACAGAGATGGAATGCTTACAGGACCAAACATTGAAGCTACACGAGAAATGGTTAAAAGCATCGCAATTCCAGTAATCGCATCTGGTGGTGTAGCATCAATAGAGGACATAAAAAAATTACTTGAGATAAAGAATCTCTGGGGTGTTATAACAGGCAAAGCACTTTATTCAAACACTCTGAGCCTCAAAGAAGCAATTCAATTAACAGAGAGGTACGATGTTAGCTAA
- the hisF gene encoding imidazole glycerol phosphate synthase subunit HisF gives MLAKRIIPCLDVKDGRVVKGVSFVNLRDAGDPVLNAKFYDEQGADELIFLDITASHEKRNIILNVVMKTAEDVFMPLTVGGGIKTIDDIRDLLNAGCDKVSINTTAVKDPYFISRAAEKFGSQCIVIAIDAKRVNIDMSSATVEPWFDDPSLKEVCLNIIPPSASDTEGLRAVENNLVWAISTHGGRQMKLIDAVKWAKKVEELGAGEIMLTSMDKDGTKDGYDIELTRTISEAVTIPVIASGGAGTLEHLYEALSEGKADAVLAASIFHYREYSIVDAKEYLKSKGVPVRL, from the coding sequence ATGTTAGCTAAACGTATCATACCATGCCTTGATGTAAAAGATGGCAGGGTGGTAAAGGGAGTAAGTTTCGTAAATCTACGTGACGCTGGCGACCCTGTTTTGAATGCAAAGTTTTATGATGAACAGGGTGCAGATGAGCTTATTTTTCTTGATATTACAGCATCTCACGAAAAAAGAAATATAATTTTAAACGTTGTTATGAAGACTGCAGAAGATGTATTCATGCCTCTTACTGTCGGTGGAGGGATTAAAACCATTGATGATATAAGGGATTTACTTAATGCTGGATGTGATAAGGTCTCAATCAATACAACTGCTGTTAAAGATCCATATTTTATAAGCAGGGCTGCTGAGAAATTTGGTAGTCAGTGTATAGTGATAGCAATTGATGCAAAACGGGTTAACATTGATATGTCCAGTGCAACGGTCGAACCGTGGTTTGATGACCCATCTTTAAAAGAAGTCTGTCTGAATATAATTCCTCCCTCAGCAAGCGACACAGAGGGATTAAGAGCTGTTGAGAACAATTTAGTATGGGCTATCTCAACACATGGTGGTAGGCAGATGAAGCTTATTGATGCAGTGAAATGGGCAAAAAAAGTTGAAGAACTTGGAGCAGGTGAGATTATGCTTACCAGCATGGATAAGGATGGAACAAAGGATGGCTATGATATTGAGCTTACACGGACTATCTCGGAGGCAGTAACGATTCCTGTTATAGCTTCTGGTGGAGCCGGCACACTTGAACATCTCTATGAAGCTCTTTCAGAAGGTAAGGCTGATGCAGTCCTTGCAGCATCAATATTCCATTACAGGGAATATAGCATCGTGGATGCAAAAGAGTATTTGAAATCTAAGGGAGTGCCTGTAAGGCTGTAA
- a CDS encoding 7-cyano-7-deazaguanine synthase, which translates to MSKAIALFSGGLDSTLAILAVLKQEVEVVAVQFITGFEHDNHSNIFRKKEFSSLAEQFGFTLKLDYLGNRFIDIIMNPKHGYGKNMNPCIDCRILMLRQAKDLMSEMGATFIVTGEVLGQRPMSQRKEILYHIDKKAGLSGYVLRPLSAKLLNITFPEEQGLINREKLYDFRGRPRKPQIALAEELGLKYYPAPAGGCLLTDPIFSYKIVDLLKYNPSPTIRDFELLKVGRHFRISSSAKIIVGRNKIENEIIESLMIEGDSLLKAEGFGSPSTLLTGEINDNNLKISASLCARYSDAKNMPEVAVSIFKNGIKYEMIVKPADRDTLENYRIK; encoded by the coding sequence ATGTCTAAAGCAATAGCATTGTTTTCAGGCGGACTTGATAGCACACTCGCAATTCTTGCGGTTCTCAAGCAAGAAGTTGAGGTGGTAGCTGTGCAATTCATCACGGGGTTCGAACATGATAATCATTCGAATATCTTCAGAAAAAAAGAATTCTCCTCTCTTGCTGAGCAGTTTGGTTTTACCCTGAAATTGGATTATCTTGGAAACAGATTTATAGATATCATTATGAATCCTAAGCATGGTTATGGGAAAAATATGAATCCATGTATTGATTGCAGAATTCTTATGCTCAGGCAGGCAAAAGATTTAATGAGTGAAATGGGTGCTACTTTTATCGTGACAGGTGAAGTTTTAGGGCAACGACCAATGAGTCAGAGAAAAGAGATACTCTATCATATTGACAAAAAGGCTGGGCTTTCAGGATATGTTTTAAGACCGCTTAGTGCAAAGCTCCTCAATATTACATTTCCTGAAGAGCAGGGATTAATTAACAGGGAAAAACTTTATGACTTCAGAGGCAGGCCGAGAAAACCTCAGATCGCCCTTGCTGAAGAATTAGGACTAAAGTATTATCCTGCACCCGCAGGCGGTTGTCTTCTGACAGATCCAATCTTTTCATATAAAATTGTTGATCTACTGAAGTATAATCCTTCGCCAACCATCAGGGATTTTGAACTTCTAAAAGTTGGCAGACACTTCAGGATATCATCCTCTGCAAAAATTATCGTGGGAAGAAATAAGATTGAAAACGAGATCATTGAGTCACTTATGATCGAAGGGGACAGTTTGTTAAAAGCAGAAGGCTTTGGTAGCCCATCAACTTTGTTAACAGGAGAAATTAATGATAATAACCTCAAAATCTCTGCTTCACTCTGTGCACGTTACTCTGACGCAAAGAATATGCCTGAAGTTGCGGTAAGTATTTTCAAAAACGGGATCAAATATGAAATGATTGTAAAGCCGGCAGATAGAGATACTCTTGAAAATTATAGGATAAAATAA
- the rfaE1 gene encoding D-glycero-beta-D-manno-heptose-7-phosphate kinase: MKYTKIFSEIKTKKILVIGDLILDRYIWGKVNRISPEAPVPVVEVSHENFLLGGATNVAHNIVSLGAIATLIGVIGKDRAGEVMMEMLAEKGIINRGVLFANRPTTVKTRVIAHNQQVVRFDREDKNKVEGKTLKGLLESIRREIYEHDAVIISDYKKGVVSTELVKEILKYAKPKKIFVAVDPKVGHFHCYRNVSLITPNVSEASHASGIEIKDEKTLTKAGRILLKKISCNAVLITRGEQGMSLFEKDNIVHIPTVARNVYDVTGAGDTVIAAFTLSLVSGARIEDAAIIANHAAGIVVGEVGTAVATIEQLSKSLRM, encoded by the coding sequence ATGAAGTACACCAAAATATTCAGCGAGATTAAGACAAAAAAGATACTCGTTATTGGAGATCTGATTCTCGATCGCTATATCTGGGGAAAGGTGAATAGAATTTCCCCGGAAGCGCCTGTTCCTGTTGTTGAGGTCAGCCATGAGAATTTTCTTTTAGGAGGTGCTACAAATGTTGCACATAACATTGTTTCTCTCGGAGCAATAGCCACTTTAATAGGCGTTATTGGAAAAGATAGGGCAGGTGAAGTAATGATGGAGATGCTCGCTGAAAAAGGAATAATCAACAGAGGAGTGCTATTTGCAAATAGACCCACTACTGTTAAGACTCGTGTAATAGCCCATAATCAACAGGTTGTCAGATTTGACAGAGAAGATAAAAATAAAGTTGAAGGAAAGACGCTGAAAGGTTTATTGGAATCAATTCGCCGTGAAATATATGAACATGATGCGGTAATCATATCTGATTATAAAAAAGGGGTAGTATCAACTGAACTGGTTAAAGAAATTCTAAAATATGCAAAGCCTAAAAAGATTTTTGTGGCTGTTGATCCAAAGGTGGGTCATTTCCACTGTTATAGAAATGTTTCATTAATAACACCAAATGTCTCTGAAGCTTCTCATGCTTCAGGAATAGAAATAAAAGATGAAAAAACACTTACAAAAGCAGGGAGAATATTATTGAAAAAGATCTCTTGCAATGCTGTCTTGATCACACGCGGGGAACAGGGCATGAGTCTTTTTGAAAAAGATAATATTGTTCATATCCCTACTGTTGCGCGAAATGTGTATGATGTAACTGGTGCAGGGGATACTGTTATTGCTGCTTTTACTCTGTCGCTTGTTTCAGGAGCCAGAATAGAAGATGCAGCTATTATTGCAAATCATGCAGCAGGTATAGTTGTAGGTGAGGTTGGCACAGCAGTTGCAACAATTGAGCAATTAAGTAAGTCGTTACGCATGTAG